A stretch of the Rhinoderma darwinii isolate aRhiDar2 chromosome 3, aRhiDar2.hap1, whole genome shotgun sequence genome encodes the following:
- the RGMA gene encoding repulsive guidance molecule A has product MKPTRATVVVKARAGWMGMGRGAGPKALGLFKILTVFLCTFHTAFSSSCRILKCNSEFWSTTSSSHHHTGAEDSVEFCTALRTYAHCTRRTARYCRGDLAYHSAVHGIDDLMSQHNCSKDGPTSQPRVRTPPPWDSQERSDSPEICHYEKNFHRHSATPNYTHCGLFGDPHLRTFTDTFQTCKIQGAWPLIDNNYLNVQVTNTPVHPGSTATATSKVTIIFKNFQECVDQKVYQAEMDELPAAFVDGSKNGGDKSGANSLKIIEKVAGQHIEIQAKYIGTTIVVRQVGRYLTFAVRMPEEVVNAVEDKENQGLYLCLQGCPKNQQIDFRTFHSQTPEPGSRRHGTGSSGSSFTPQMAGAKCKEKLPVEDLYFQSCVFDLLTTGDVNFTLAAYYAFEDVKLLHSNKDKLHLYERTTSGTAAPQTNLGMAMFLVAFVCLFQCRTVLL; this is encoded by the exons ctttcaGCTCATCCTGTAGAATTCTAAAGTGCAACTCTGAATTCTGGTCAACGACTTCAAGTTCCCATCATCACACAGGAGCAGAGGATTCAGTGGAATTTTGCACGGCACTGCGAACCTATGCTCATTGCACCCGTCGCACTGCTCGCTATTGTAGAGGAGACTTGGCTTATCATTCAGCTGTCCATGGCATCGATGACCTCATGAGTCAACATAACTGCTCCAAAGATGGCCCCACCTCCCAGCCACGTGTCCGTACCCCACCACCGTGGGACAGCCAGGAAAGGTCTGACAGCCCTGAGATTTGTCATTATGAAAAGAATTTTCACCGGCACTCAGCAACCCCTAACTACACCCATTGTGGTCTCTTTGGGGATCCCCATCTTAGGACGTTTACGGACACTTTCCAGACCTGCAAAATTCAAGGGGCTTGGCCGCTCATAGACAATAATTACTTGAATGTACAAGTCACTAACACACCAGTACATCCAGGATCAACTGCTACAGCTACCAGCAAG GTTACAATTATCTTTAAGAACTTCCAGGAGTGTGTGGACCAGAAGGTTTACCAGGCTGAAATGGATGAGCTTCCAGCTGCTTTTGTAGATGGCTCTAAGAACGGTGGAGACAAAAGTGGAGCAAACAGCCTGAAAATCATCGAAAAAGTGGCGGGGCAACACATAGAAATACAAGCCAAATATATTGGTACCACAATAGTGGTGCGGCAAGTTGGTCGCTACCTGACCTTTGCAGTACGCATGCCTGAGGAGGTGGTTAATGCAGTGGAGGACAAAGAAAACCAAGGACTTTATCTGTGCCTCCAGGGTTGTCCTAAGAACCAGCAAATTGACTTTCGAACCTTTCACTCCCAAACCCCAGAGCCTGGCTCTAGGAGACATGGGACTGGATCCAGTGGATCCTCGTTCACCCCTCAAATGGCAGGAGCCAAATGCAAAGAAAAATTGCCCGTTGAGGACCTTTACTTTCAGTCCTGTGTCTTTGACCTCCTTACTACAGGGGATGTGAATTTCACTCTAGCTGCTTATTATGCCTTTGAGGATGTGAAGTTATTACACTCCAACAAGGACAAACTTCATTTGTATGAAAGGACCACGTCTGGAACTGCAGCTCCTCAAACAAACCTGGGGATGGCCATGTTCCTTGTggcttttgtgtgtttgtttcaaTGTCGCACAGTGTTGCTGTAA